ACTTCCTTCATCGATTGACGAAATTCTTGCTAAAGGAGGTGTTTTCGAAGACAGCGGCTCAGAATACGATGGAGAATATATGGCGCATAGATATGGTAAAATTGTCCATTTCTATTCCGATGTCCTTGCCACTACGAAAGACCCAATGACAGGAAATGCATTTACACCAACTGCAACTTATGAGGCAGTAAAAGGTGTGAAGGGGACAGCGATTACAACTGACAGCTCCTATCCGTATACGCTCATCACATATAAAAAAGTATTTCACGCACAGGCAAGGACTGCTGTCAATCCGTGGCTTATGATGCTGCAGCCTGAAAATTTCGTTGAAATTAGTGCAAATGATGCCGCATCACTGGGAGTCGAAACTGGTGACCTTGTCAAAATTACATCAAAGGATGGTACTACCTCAATTGGTAAAGTGAAAGTTACGAAAATTCGTGATGGAGTAATTGCAATAACGCATAGCTATGGCCACTGGGAAATGGCATCAAAACCTCATCAGATAACAAAGCTGAATGGGAAAAAAGTGAAGTCGGGGTATGATAAAACAAGAGGCGCAGGAATCGCAGCATCACCATTGATGATGTTAGACCCGGATGATTCATCTGGATATGTTTGTTTGCAGGACAAGGTAGGCGGAAGCGCTTCTTTTTATGATAGCCCTGTAAAAGTAGAAAAAGTATGAAAATTTAACATAATGAAAACCGAGGAGGTTAGAAATGAGTCAATACGGATGGAAATATGATGTTGTCAAATGCACAGGATGCCGCGCATGTGTAGTTGCTTGCAAATCGGAAAATAATACTGACCCTAAAAAATCACCCCTTGTTGTAAGGAACGATGATGTACCCAAAGAGGTAAGTTATCGCTGGGTTGTCACAAAAGAAATAAGCAGTGAGGGGGAGGTGCCATTCTTCTCGCAGGCATGCAACCATTGTCTTAATCCTGCATGTCTGGCATCTTGTCCGGTAGGGGCAATTTCAAAGGATTCTGACGATGGTATAGTGCTTATTGACCAAGATAAATGCATTGGATGTAGGTATTGCGAGCAGGCATGTCCATACCATGCGCCGAGATTCAATGAAAACACGAAGAAGATGGAAAAATGCACATTCTGCTATCAGCGCGTAAGAAATGGATTGAAACCTGCATGTGTATCGACTTGTGTTGGAAGAGCCCTTGATTATCAGTCAGATGCAACAGGACCGAGCGGCACACCGCCGGATGATTTTGCAGATACTGGATTAACAAATCCGGTGATAACATTTGAGTAGGAAAATGGCTGAAAAACAAAAAAATATCGAAAATATTCACACACTCAAAGCGCCCTCCTCGCTCTTTGAGATTAGGAGAGGAATTTACAAATTCCTCTCCGC
This DNA window, taken from Candidatus Schekmanbacteria bacterium, encodes the following:
- a CDS encoding 4Fe-4S dicluster domain-containing protein; the encoded protein is MSQYGWKYDVVKCTGCRACVVACKSENNTDPKKSPLVVRNDDVPKEVSYRWVVTKEISSEGEVPFFSQACNHCLNPACLASCPVGAISKDSDDGIVLIDQDKCIGCRYCEQACPYHAPRFNENTKKMEKCTFCYQRVRNGLKPACVSTCVGRALDYQSDATGPSGTPPDDFADTGLTNPVITFE